In one Solanum lycopersicum chromosome 11, SLM_r2.1 genomic region, the following are encoded:
- the LOC101260995 gene encoding dirigent protein 10: MTASNSNVFQLKSIFTFLVILALTITSKTSARRILDEEPIVATDESTPTSGVSAVAGAGPATHADHPATDDHIFSFFMHDILGGSNPSAIAVTGIATNPSLSGQVPFAKPNGAVLAVENGVPVTSGNSGIISNNNIPFLTGLSGTTPNVVQNNIIGGGNGYPALNMAQLGSGITFQKLMFGTLTVFDDELTQGHELNSGLVGKSQGFYVSSSEDGTSQTMAFTVMFHRGSYSDSLSFFGVHRVRVSESHLAIMGGTGKYVNAKGFATVKTFPGANQETDGVQTLLHITVYLDY, encoded by the coding sequence ATGACAGCCTCCAATTCCAACGTTTTTCAACTCAAATCCATATTCACATTCCTTGTCATTCTAGCTCTCACAATCACCTCCAAAACCTCAGCACGTAGAATCCTCGATGAGGAGCCCATCGTTGCTACTGACGAGAGTACCCCAACTTCAGGAGTATCTGCTGTTGCAGGTGCTGGACCTGCAACACATGCTGACCATCCTGCTACAGATGATCATATCTTTTCATTCTTCATGCACGACATTCTTGGAGGTTCAAACCCATCAGCAATAGCGGTAACCGGTATAGCAACCAACCCATCACTAAGCGGACAAGTCCCATTCGCTAAGCCAAACGGTGCAGTTCTAGCAGTAGAGAATGGTGTTCCGGTTACCAGCGGAAACAGCGGAATCATAAGCAACAACAACATCCCTTTTCTCACAGGCCTAAGCGGGACAACTCCCAACGTAGTCCAAAACAACATCATCGGTGGAGGAAACGGATACCCTGCCTTAAACATGGCTCAATTAGGATCAGGAATTACATTCCAAAAACTCATGTTCGGTACACTAACTGTATTCGACGACGAATTGACACAAGGTCATGAACTCAACTCAGGTTTAGTTGGAAAATCTCAAGGATTTTACGTATCAAGTTCAGAAGATGGAACGAGTCAAACAATGGCATTTACAGTAATGTTTCACAGGGGAAGTTATAGTGACAGTCTGAGCTTTTTTGGGGTTCACAGAGTTAGAGTTTCAGAGTCACATCTTGCTATTATGGGAGGAACTGGAAAGTACGTAAATGCTAAGGGATTTGCTACTGTCAAGACATTTCCAGGTGCAAATCAAGAGACAGATGGTGTACAGACTCTCTTACATATTACTGTGTATcttgattattaa
- the LOC101261297 gene encoding protein SODIUM POTASSIUM ROOT DEFECTIVE 2 yields MKSIDIFCASPASTAICSSMDQYTMVRRGIRHQIDRKIDRLGDPRTPKIKTPIPCSSNQLPFDPKTYYHQNKNRKSHDEKLRRKSSADVTDLGNSSRYLLSDHSTNTPFIDFLSSSGDASKALVPTKPLRAKSTNERLMYRSSSLESPVYKPSSAYSNDLCVYKSTRSCPSEQVVELRVSIHCKGCEGKVRKHISRMQGVKSFNIDLASKKVTVIGDVTPLGVLTSVSKVKNAQFWPFPTTSSSSSSSSSSSWSSPMI; encoded by the exons atgaaatccaTAGATATTTTTTGTGCTTCTCCTGCTTCCACGGCCATATGTTCAAGTATGGATCAATATACTATGGTTCGTCGCGGCATTAGGCATCAAATTGATCGTAAAATCGATCGATTAGGCGATCCTCGTACGCCAAAAATCAAAACACCAATTCCATGTTCATCTAATCAACTTCCATTCGATCCCAAAACTTActatcatcaaaataaaaatcgaAAGAGTCATGATGAAAAATTACGTCGTAAAAGCTCAGCTGATGTTACTGACTTAGGTAATTCTTCTAGGTACTTGTTAAGTGATCATAGTACTAACACTCCATTTATAGATTTCTTATCATCATCTGGAGATGCATCAAAAGCTTTGGTTCCTACCAAACCTTTAAGGGCTAAAAGCACAAACGAACGACTCATGTATCGATCTTCATCGCTCGAATCTCCCGTCTACAAACCTTCATCGGCTTATTCAAATGATTTGTGTGTCTATAAATCAACTCGTTCATGCCCCAGTGAACAG GTTGTGGAATTGAGGGTGTCGATCCATTGCAAAGGTTGTGAAGGGAAAGTAAGAAAACATATCTCCAGAATGCAAG GAGTAAAATCATTTAATATCGATTTGGCTTCGAAAAAAGTTACAGTCATCGGCGATGTGACACCATTAGGAGTATTGACAAGTGTTTCTAAGGTGAAAAATGCACAATTTTGGCCATTTCCAACAACTTCTTCATCATCGTCTTCGTCCTCATCCTCGTCCTGGTCTTCTCCGATGATTTAA